In Vreelandella piezotolerans, one genomic interval encodes:
- a CDS encoding GlcG/HbpS family heme-binding protein, translating to MQTKAVLGQADVIQVLDAAQKEADNNGWPVTIAVTDDGGHLLALRRLDGAAPFSADVATQKARSAALGRKETQVFEEMINGGRTAFVSAPLQGLLSGGVPIIVDGHVVGAVGISGVKPDQDVQIAKAGVSAIA from the coding sequence ATGCAAACCAAAGCTGTTTTAGGCCAAGCCGACGTTATCCAAGTTCTCGACGCTGCCCAGAAAGAAGCTGACAACAACGGCTGGCCGGTCACCATTGCCGTTACTGACGATGGTGGCCACCTACTGGCACTGCGCCGTTTAGACGGTGCTGCCCCGTTCAGCGCCGATGTTGCTACCCAAAAAGCGCGTAGCGCGGCCCTGGGTCGTAAGGAGACGCAAGTGTTTGAAGAGATGATTAACGGTGGCCGTACGGCGTTTGTCTCTGCACCGCTACAGGGTCTGCTATCTGGCGGCGTGCCGATCATCGTGGATGGTCACGTCGTCGGCGCTGTCGGCATCTCTGGCGTCAAGCCAGATCAAGACGTGCAAATTGCCAAAGCAGGCGTCAGCGCGATCGCCTAA
- the ccoN gene encoding cytochrome-c oxidase, cbb3-type subunit I: protein MSTALEHPTYNYKVVRQFAIMTVVWGIVGMTLGVILASQLVWPQLNLGLPWTSFGRLRPLHTNAVIFAFGGSALFATSYYVVQRTCQTRLFSDKLAAFTFWGWQAVILSAVVSLPLGYTTTKEYAELEWPINILLAVVWISYAIVFLMTIKKRTTSHIYVANWFFAAFILTVGVLHIVNNAAIPVTPMYSTSIYAGAVDAMVQWWYGHNAVGFFLTAGFLGMMYYFVPKQAERPIYSYRLSIVHFWALIMIYMWAGPHHLHYTALPNWAQSLGMIMSIILLAPSWGGMINGMMTLSGAWHKLRTDPTLRFLVVALSFYGMSTFEGPMMAIKTVNALSHYTDWTIGHVHSGALGWVAMITIGSMYHLIPRLFGRTEMYSVNLIAVHFWLATIGTVLYIAAMWVNGIMQGLMWRAINADGTLMYTFVESVEASGPGYFVRMVGGLFWVTGMLLMAFNVYMTVKRREAIGLTAPQAA, encoded by the coding sequence ATGAGCACAGCATTGGAACACCCGACCTACAATTACAAGGTAGTTCGGCAGTTCGCGATTATGACCGTTGTGTGGGGCATCGTAGGTATGACGCTTGGCGTTATCCTTGCCTCCCAGCTGGTCTGGCCGCAACTCAACCTCGGCCTACCTTGGACGAGCTTCGGGCGTCTTCGTCCGTTACACACTAACGCCGTTATTTTCGCCTTTGGTGGTTCAGCGCTCTTTGCGACGTCTTACTACGTCGTGCAGCGTACCTGTCAGACTCGCCTGTTCTCTGACAAGCTCGCAGCATTCACCTTTTGGGGGTGGCAAGCGGTGATCCTGTCGGCGGTAGTCTCTTTACCGCTGGGCTACACCACGACCAAAGAGTACGCAGAGCTCGAATGGCCGATCAACATCCTGCTGGCGGTGGTGTGGATCAGTTATGCGATCGTGTTCTTGATGACGATCAAAAAGCGCACCACGTCGCATATCTATGTGGCCAACTGGTTCTTTGCTGCGTTCATTTTAACGGTTGGCGTTCTGCACATCGTGAACAACGCCGCGATCCCCGTCACGCCCATGTACTCCACCTCCATTTATGCCGGTGCCGTCGACGCCATGGTGCAGTGGTGGTACGGCCACAACGCGGTGGGCTTCTTTCTGACGGCGGGCTTCCTGGGCATGATGTACTACTTCGTACCCAAGCAGGCTGAGCGTCCGATCTACTCTTATCGTTTGTCCATCGTCCACTTCTGGGCGCTGATCATGATCTACATGTGGGCGGGCCCGCACCACCTACACTACACCGCACTGCCGAACTGGGCGCAGTCGCTGGGCATGATCATGTCGATCATTCTGCTGGCACCGTCTTGGGGCGGCATGATCAACGGTATGATGACCCTGTCGGGCGCTTGGCATAAGCTGCGCACCGATCCGACCCTGCGCTTTTTGGTCGTCGCGCTGTCGTTCTACGGCATGTCGACGTTCGAAGGCCCGATGATGGCGATCAAGACCGTCAACGCGCTATCGCACTACACTGACTGGACCATCGGTCACGTCCACTCAGGCGCACTGGGCTGGGTAGCGATGATCACCATCGGCTCCATGTACCATCTGATCCCGCGTCTGTTTGGCCGCACCGAAATGTACTCCGTCAACCTGATTGCCGTGCACTTCTGGCTAGCGACCATTGGCACCGTACTCTACATTGCCGCCATGTGGGTCAACGGCATCATGCAGGGCCTAATGTGGCGCGCCATCAATGCTGACGGCACGCTAATGTACACCTTCGTGGAATCGGTCGAGGCCAGCGGCCCAGGCTATTTCGTGCGCATGGTGGGTGGCCTTTTCTGGGTAACCGGTATGCTCTTGATGGCCTTCAACGTGTATATGACCGTGAAGCGCCG
- a CDS encoding alpha/beta fold hydrolase: MSYYADHGFEAVAPNDLKARPASPAVQRFVVEGVGPVSVSGMPVGGRILLAHGAGAGHLSDFMRQFAAMLVSQGLQVWAIDFPYMQQMSEQAKRRPPPPVATSVDHFAAWYDLLAPLHDTPLWLGGKSMGGRVASLLATQYPCAGVIAAGYPFHPPKKPESLRTGHFSHLSVPMLILQGERDPFGTREEVACYALPDSLRIHWLTDGDHDFKPRRRSGVNQQVLIDEAAIVAASFVRAQ; this comes from the coding sequence GTGTCGTACTACGCCGATCATGGTTTCGAGGCTGTCGCTCCAAATGACCTGAAGGCACGGCCCGCTAGCCCCGCAGTTCAGCGGTTCGTCGTGGAGGGTGTTGGACCGGTGAGCGTTTCGGGAATGCCCGTAGGGGGAAGAATTCTTCTGGCCCATGGTGCTGGTGCAGGTCACCTGTCCGATTTCATGCGGCAATTTGCCGCGATGCTGGTTAGCCAAGGGCTTCAAGTCTGGGCCATCGACTTTCCTTATATGCAGCAGATGAGCGAGCAAGCGAAACGTCGGCCTCCACCGCCCGTGGCGACATCTGTCGATCATTTTGCCGCTTGGTATGACTTGCTCGCGCCGCTGCACGATACGCCGCTTTGGTTGGGAGGGAAATCGATGGGCGGTCGAGTGGCCTCGCTGCTTGCCACCCAATATCCTTGCGCAGGCGTCATCGCAGCAGGCTATCCATTTCATCCTCCCAAAAAGCCTGAGTCACTTCGCACCGGCCACTTTTCTCATCTCTCGGTGCCCATGCTCATTCTACAAGGTGAGCGTGACCCATTCGGCACGCGTGAAGAGGTAGCCTGTTATGCGTTACCTGACTCGCTACGCATTCATTGGCTCACCGATGGTGACCATGACTTTAAGCCGCGACGACGTTCTGGCGTCAATCAACAGGTTTTGATTGACGAAGCCGCCATAGTTGCGGCATCCTTCGTCCGCGCTCAGTAA